A region of Natribaculum luteum DNA encodes the following proteins:
- a CDS encoding DUF7113 family protein: MLLVRGRAGGTELTGTIYERGEEAPRFKGAPNEDAAYVWVCDEFYEVDSGGSTLEVADREINIAFESPMPRGFDTREQAIDAAEDHVRTQFARIGIEPEDVEVSVEKGHDES; this comes from the coding sequence ATGCTCCTCGTTCGCGGCCGCGCAGGAGGGACCGAGCTCACCGGGACGATCTACGAGCGCGGCGAAGAGGCGCCCCGATTCAAAGGCGCACCCAACGAAGACGCCGCCTACGTCTGGGTGTGCGACGAGTTCTACGAGGTCGACAGCGGCGGCTCGACGCTCGAGGTGGCCGATCGGGAGATAAACATCGCGTTCGAGTCGCCGATGCCCCGCGGATTCGACACCAGAGAGCAGGCGATCGATGCTGCCGAAGACCACGTCCGGACCCAGTTCGCCCGGATCGGCATCGAACCCGAGGACGTCGAGGTGTCCGTCGAGAAAGGACACGACGAGAGCTAG
- a CDS encoding ATP-binding protein: MTDLGDFGEFNADDTADGPATASESGGADDASARTTDEFEATAVEPRGEDTGIGAISVSQGLQISEESDDTTLRTYVTEGNRSSVRIGTYLLAPYPEAADGRGGETLFCRISALEYAQQYHADDATEIHARRAMRQDGIDEADYKFVADLEPVAILYRDDGELKRRMTDRVPKPQTVVREATDTEEIKTGLKIPEDGVFLGHLSVGGEKVQTAASPPTIDYRLKDDYDAGDPLVFRHTLIAGGTGSGKTHGAKNILRQYLSEDRTYPMEDGRDVQAAVVQFDPQDEYAQMHDDNPELTDEFARRLEREGVAYGGHDDTKAFVPKVGTASYSAGHHRAEQVEFTIPFSMVYDNPWLVAGSGLNDNQYGALVRVLLPQFKRQYGDGGTYEEFTTFLDDPALREELDESGQVHEATFDAVRRRVVGFDHVFDQDARPITDLVHEFVRPGGLTVVPTYHITDTRATEAVVLALSSLLIDQKLSNDPTYDRIKETPLVLGMDEAHNFLTDADSVQAGKVIRKFTEAAKQGRKERLGLFLITQDPQDIDDAVFKQINTTIVLNLGDEEAIKSVNIPSNLESKVPYMEKGQMVVYSPDNSEPVELIGLSTCLTRHGRD; the protein is encoded by the coding sequence ATGACCGATCTGGGCGACTTCGGTGAGTTCAACGCGGACGACACCGCGGACGGGCCGGCGACCGCCAGCGAATCCGGCGGCGCGGACGACGCGAGCGCGAGGACCACCGACGAGTTCGAGGCGACCGCGGTCGAACCGCGCGGCGAGGACACCGGCATCGGGGCGATCTCCGTCTCACAGGGCCTCCAGATCAGCGAGGAATCGGACGACACGACGCTTCGCACCTACGTTACGGAGGGCAACCGGTCGTCGGTTCGCATCGGCACGTACCTGCTCGCACCGTATCCGGAAGCCGCCGACGGACGGGGCGGAGAGACGCTCTTCTGTCGAATTTCCGCCCTCGAGTACGCCCAGCAGTACCACGCCGACGACGCGACGGAGATCCACGCCCGCCGGGCGATGCGCCAGGACGGGATCGACGAGGCCGACTACAAGTTCGTGGCGGACCTAGAGCCCGTGGCGATCCTCTACCGGGACGACGGCGAGTTGAAACGACGGATGACCGATCGGGTACCCAAACCCCAGACCGTCGTCCGCGAGGCGACCGACACCGAGGAGATCAAGACGGGACTGAAGATCCCCGAGGACGGCGTCTTCCTCGGCCACCTCTCGGTCGGCGGCGAGAAGGTGCAGACGGCGGCCTCGCCGCCGACGATCGACTACCGGCTGAAAGACGACTACGACGCGGGCGACCCGCTGGTGTTTCGCCACACCCTGATCGCCGGAGGCACCGGGTCCGGCAAGACCCACGGCGCGAAGAATATCCTCCGACAGTACCTGAGCGAGGATCGAACGTACCCGATGGAAGACGGCCGGGACGTGCAGGCCGCCGTCGTCCAGTTCGACCCCCAGGACGAGTACGCCCAGATGCACGACGACAACCCCGAACTGACCGACGAGTTCGCGCGCCGCCTCGAGCGCGAGGGCGTCGCCTACGGCGGCCACGACGACACGAAGGCGTTCGTCCCGAAAGTCGGTACCGCGTCGTACTCGGCCGGCCACCACCGCGCCGAGCAGGTCGAGTTCACGATCCCGTTCTCGATGGTCTACGACAACCCGTGGCTCGTGGCGGGAAGCGGGCTCAACGACAACCAGTACGGTGCGCTGGTTCGCGTCCTCCTGCCGCAGTTCAAACGGCAGTACGGCGACGGCGGCACCTACGAGGAGTTCACGACCTTTCTCGACGACCCGGCGCTCCGGGAGGAACTCGACGAGTCGGGTCAGGTCCACGAGGCGACGTTCGACGCCGTCCGGCGACGGGTGGTCGGCTTCGATCACGTCTTCGACCAGGACGCACGTCCGATCACCGACCTCGTCCACGAGTTCGTCCGCCCCGGCGGGCTGACCGTCGTCCCCACGTACCACATCACCGATACGAGAGCGACCGAGGCCGTCGTGCTCGCGCTCTCGAGTCTGCTGATCGACCAGAAGCTCTCGAACGACCCGACCTACGATCGAATCAAAGAGACGCCGCTCGTGCTGGGGATGGACGAGGCCCACAACTTCCTCACCGACGCCGACAGCGTGCAAGCGGGGAAGGTTATCCGGAAGTTCACCGAGGCCGCGAAACAGGGCCGCAAGGAACGCCTCGGCCTCTTTCTCATCACCCAGGACCCCCAGGACATCGACGACGCCGTCTTCAAGCAGATCAACACCACGATCGTCCTCAACCTCGGCGACGAGGAGGCGATAAAAAGCGTCAACATCCCCTCGAACCTCGAGTCGAAGGT
- a CDS encoding cohesin domain-containing protein: protein MSAHRPADLDPRELSVLAVRGAVVAVLATAVVGLVLGGLAIETASAGDRAAVVSPTPEEVDADPGETVDVEVVLRSRGGHDGVGVESVALRALYHPDYLEVVDVEHGTWLAGGSETDVESDATIANDRGVTEVTQSRVPPAGGATGDAVFATLTVRVVDDAPPSAATIDFGETAVTLADGYPLPIYDRAVTVSIDGGGDPHESFDHGNLEDLEGSDPPVDDGTDGSDGGEADSVSGVLVAVSLLAAFAIVALARQLSR from the coding sequence ATGAGCGCCCACCGACCGGCCGACCTCGATCCGCGCGAACTGTCGGTGCTCGCCGTTCGGGGTGCCGTCGTCGCCGTTCTCGCGACGGCCGTCGTCGGCCTGGTCCTCGGGGGCCTCGCGATCGAGACGGCCAGCGCCGGCGACAGGGCCGCGGTCGTCAGTCCGACACCGGAGGAAGTCGACGCCGATCCCGGCGAGACGGTCGACGTCGAGGTCGTCCTGCGGAGCCGCGGCGGCCACGACGGCGTCGGCGTCGAGTCGGTCGCGCTCCGCGCGCTCTACCACCCCGACTACCTCGAGGTGGTCGACGTCGAACACGGCACCTGGCTCGCGGGCGGTTCGGAGACGGACGTCGAAAGCGACGCGACGATCGCGAACGACCGCGGTGTGACCGAAGTGACCCAGTCGCGGGTGCCGCCGGCGGGTGGCGCGACCGGCGACGCGGTATTCGCGACGCTCACCGTCCGCGTGGTCGACGACGCCCCGCCGTCGGCGGCGACGATAGACTTCGGGGAGACGGCAGTTACCCTCGCCGACGGCTATCCCCTGCCGATCTACGACCGCGCCGTCACCGTCTCGATCGACGGTGGCGGCGACCCCCACGAGTCGTTCGACCACGGCAACCTCGAGGATCTCGAGGGCAGCGACCCGCCAGTCGACGACGGCACCGACGGGAGCGACGGCGGGGAGGCCGATTCGGTTTCGGGCGTCCTCGTGGCCGTGAGTCTCCTCGCGGCGTTCGCGATCGTGGCACTCGCGAGACAGCTGTCGAGGTGA
- a CDS encoding DUF7344 domain-containing protein, which translates to MSSDVRLDDGGTNRESIFDVDDGIYEVLSNTRRSTLCSLLLECGGELPMETVVRHIVAREAAEPLSEIAPEKRRTVEISLYHQHVPKLADCGVVTWDREAETVALADDAFDRGRLAALLGPGSIQRSETLFELLTHSRRRTVLSVLTERGDVVSTDDLAARIAAAERDVPRDAVPTSERDRVYTTLRHAHLPAMDDAGVLEYDREDELVVYRGHPALLGR; encoded by the coding sequence ATGAGTTCAGACGTTCGCCTCGACGACGGAGGCACAAACAGAGAGTCCATCTTCGACGTCGACGACGGGATCTACGAGGTGCTCTCGAACACTCGGCGATCGACGCTTTGCTCGCTTCTGCTCGAGTGTGGCGGCGAACTGCCGATGGAGACGGTCGTCAGACACATCGTCGCTCGCGAGGCCGCCGAACCGCTCTCCGAGATCGCGCCGGAGAAACGCCGGACGGTCGAGATCAGTCTCTACCACCAGCACGTGCCGAAACTCGCAGACTGTGGCGTCGTCACGTGGGACCGCGAGGCGGAGACCGTGGCGCTCGCGGACGACGCGTTCGACCGGGGACGACTCGCGGCGCTTCTCGGTCCGGGATCGATCCAGCGCTCCGAAACGTTGTTCGAACTACTCACACATTCGCGCCGTCGAACCGTTCTCTCGGTCCTCACCGAGCGCGGCGACGTCGTGTCGACCGACGACCTCGCGGCGCGCATCGCCGCCGCCGAACGGGACGTGCCACGTGACGCGGTACCGACGTCGGAGCGAGACCGCGTATACACGACGCTGCGACACGCTCACCTGCCGGCGATGGACGACGCCGGCGTCCTCGAGTACGATCGCGAGGACGAACTGGTCGTCTATCGGGGGCATCCCGCACTACTCGGCCGATAA
- a CDS encoding iron transporter — translation MARPSQPTRRRRPFLRTVVAAGHLSLAGCLNGGDGEESEPSSDSGDPEDPLPFPEIEDPPDAVYLPTHREEMRTLDPVFAGEYGVTPMLTYPHPFWTVAGDVERTDPTAEDDVHLMVTVWDRETETVIPADAGTSLEVSTDGDLVDRRNLWVMLSQQMGLHVGDNVPLSGDGTYRVEGRIGSPGVRTTGAFAGRFDAPAEFAFEFTFDDDLRAMAAEVDYFDEDRWGEPGALEPMGHGVPYSALAPADDLPGTLLGAPTRDGVVFATTLLESGSRFVDGGERYLAVSPRTPYNRCVLPGMALEATVDGRTERIELVETLDDELGYHYGGPLPDGAAVDEVTVDVLAPPQVARHRGYERAFLETSTVTLEVTQ, via the coding sequence ATGGCCCGGCCGAGTCAGCCGACCCGTCGTCGCCGACCGTTTCTCCGGACGGTGGTAGCCGCGGGACACCTCTCGCTCGCCGGGTGTCTGAACGGCGGGGACGGAGAGGAGTCGGAGCCGTCGTCCGACAGCGGCGACCCCGAGGACCCGCTTCCGTTTCCCGAGATCGAGGATCCACCCGACGCGGTCTACCTGCCGACGCACAGAGAGGAGATGCGGACACTCGATCCGGTCTTCGCCGGAGAGTACGGCGTGACGCCGATGCTCACCTATCCGCATCCGTTCTGGACCGTCGCCGGGGACGTCGAGCGGACCGATCCGACCGCCGAGGACGACGTCCACCTGATGGTGACCGTCTGGGACCGCGAGACGGAGACAGTTATCCCGGCCGACGCCGGGACGAGTCTCGAAGTCAGCACCGACGGCGACCTCGTCGACAGACGCAACCTCTGGGTGATGCTCTCCCAGCAGATGGGGCTGCACGTCGGTGACAACGTCCCACTCTCCGGCGACGGAACCTACCGCGTCGAGGGACGAATCGGCTCGCCCGGCGTCCGAACTACCGGTGCGTTCGCGGGTCGGTTCGACGCTCCCGCCGAGTTCGCGTTCGAGTTCACGTTCGACGACGACCTCCGCGCTATGGCAGCCGAGGTCGACTACTTCGACGAGGACCGCTGGGGTGAGCCCGGCGCACTCGAGCCGATGGGTCACGGCGTTCCCTACTCCGCGCTGGCCCCCGCCGACGACCTACCCGGAACGCTACTGGGAGCGCCGACCCGCGACGGCGTCGTCTTCGCGACCACCCTCCTCGAGTCCGGATCGCGATTCGTCGACGGCGGGGAGCGGTATCTCGCCGTTTCGCCCCGGACGCCGTACAACCGGTGTGTCTTGCCCGGGATGGCTCTCGAGGCGACCGTCGACGGCCGAACCGAACGGATCGAACTCGTCGAGACCCTCGACGACGAACTGGGCTACCACTACGGTGGCCCGCTTCCGGACGGCGCGGCCGTCGACGAGGTGACGGTCGACGTGCTCGCGCCGCCGCAGGTCGCCCGCCATCGGGGATACGAGCGGGCGTTTCTCGAGACGTCGACCGTCACGCTGGAGGTGACACAATGA